A DNA window from Pseudomonas tohonis contains the following coding sequences:
- a CDS encoding AraC family transcriptional regulator yields MPIATLDPQLDLALVSPFLLQTLTEVANDKGVSSERLCRGLGFTPDELQDPSQRISYRQAVTLIQRALAAFPDGGLGLWVGHRNVLGTLGLLGHVLSLCKTLRDAFDVGRRFQHTTGGMAVYTLHEGAKESVVEVECRLPHADVQVFAVEEFFASLMVYNRALVDAEFQPLRFEFTHAAPGYVAEYRRLLGPNLHFGCLHNRMVIASHWLDMQLPSHQPVALRQALNLLELECAQVQQKMDLLQTVERAISRDLAHGSQIDKVARDLNMSSRTLRRRLTEHGITFDALQEQVRRARAMSLLGNPDLPIERIAEELGYSDVRGFRRAFKRWTGQSPSACRDEVMAAQ; encoded by the coding sequence ATGCCTATCGCCACCCTCGATCCCCAGCTCGACCTCGCCCTGGTTTCGCCCTTCCTCCTGCAGACCCTCACGGAGGTGGCGAACGACAAGGGCGTCAGCAGCGAGCGCCTGTGCCGCGGTCTCGGCTTCACCCCGGACGAGTTGCAGGACCCCTCCCAGCGCATCTCCTATCGCCAGGCGGTGACCCTGATCCAGCGCGCCCTCGCGGCTTTCCCGGACGGTGGCCTGGGGCTGTGGGTCGGGCACCGCAACGTGCTCGGCACCCTCGGCCTGCTGGGCCACGTGCTGTCGCTGTGCAAGACCCTGCGCGATGCCTTCGATGTCGGGCGACGCTTCCAGCACACCACCGGCGGCATGGCCGTCTACACCCTGCACGAGGGGGCGAAGGAAAGCGTCGTCGAGGTGGAATGCCGGCTGCCCCATGCCGACGTCCAGGTGTTCGCGGTGGAGGAGTTCTTCGCCAGCCTGATGGTCTACAACCGCGCATTGGTCGATGCCGAGTTCCAGCCCCTGCGCTTCGAATTCACCCATGCCGCGCCCGGCTACGTCGCCGAATACCGGCGCCTGCTGGGCCCCAACCTGCATTTCGGCTGCCTGCACAACCGCATGGTCATCGCCAGCCACTGGCTGGACATGCAGTTGCCCAGCCACCAGCCCGTCGCCTTGCGCCAGGCGCTCAACCTGCTGGAGCTCGAATGCGCGCAGGTGCAGCAGAAGATGGACCTGCTGCAGACGGTGGAGCGCGCCATCAGCCGCGACCTCGCCCATGGCAGCCAGATCGACAAGGTCGCCCGCGATCTCAACATGAGCAGCCGCACCCTGCGCCGTCGCCTCACCGAGCACGGCATCACCTTCGACGCCTTGCAGGAGCAGGTGCGCCGGGCGCGCGCCATGAGCCTGCTGGGCAACCCGGACCTGCCCATCGAGCGCATCGCCGAAGAGCTCGGCTACAGCGATGTGCGCGGCTTTCGCCGGGCCTTCAAGCGCTGGACCGGGCAGAGCCCCTCCGCCTGCCGCGACGAGGTGATGGCCGCGCAGTGA
- a CDS encoding DUF3916 domain-containing protein, protein MRHFTLSDKKLRGVHRRLRALERWAAGFQGQFHPRGQDMARYLNWKIPVPNTLVQGPQARIEHQAFCAQQMLEAAAHLSRAADRSQGYYRVACILVWPWLHQSEVTVFHDRDYYLGFLGQGNGLAPKRLSDRLALRVPAHFIEHGHDATQADDDLAVQWWCIGEPA, encoded by the coding sequence TTGCGACACTTCACCCTGAGCGACAAGAAACTCCGTGGCGTCCACCGCCGCCTTCGAGCCCTGGAGCGGTGGGCGGCGGGCTTCCAGGGCCAGTTCCATCCGCGCGGCCAGGACATGGCGCGCTACCTGAACTGGAAGATCCCGGTGCCGAACACCCTGGTCCAGGGGCCGCAGGCACGCATCGAACACCAGGCCTTCTGCGCCCAGCAGATGCTGGAGGCCGCCGCCCATCTATCCCGCGCAGCGGATCGCAGCCAGGGCTATTACCGGGTCGCCTGCATCCTGGTCTGGCCCTGGTTGCACCAGAGCGAAGTGACGGTGTTCCACGATCGCGACTACTACCTCGGCTTTCTCGGGCAGGGGAACGGGCTCGCACCCAAGCGCCTGAGCGACAGGCTCGCGCTGAGGGTGCCCGCCCATTTCATCGAGCACGGGCATGACGCGACCCAGGCCGATGACGACCTGGCCGTCCAGTGGTGGTGCATCGGGGAGCCCGCGTAG
- a CDS encoding methyl-accepting chemotaxis protein, with protein sequence MQLRNLKIGKRAGLIFALLALMVLAMGGINLYETGRMDAASTEVRGTWLPGVVALSELGAAIGDTRALTLRSIIVDEPTVRQHTMARIKANLQALPKQFDAYESAITEAENRKLYDHFVSTYETYRGLQQQILDAVDAGRIDDADRLANGPLAEYAGAMTKALDELIRFNAENAFAAAQLSDEAADEARVVAVVALSAILLITVGAATLLTRSIILPLGDAVAIAERVASGDLSRDISVVGKDEPALLLAALKGMQANLRATIQQIGSSSDQLASASEELHAVTEDSNRGLHQQNAEIEQAATAVNEMTAAVEEVARNAASTAAASKESDDEGRRGFAQVNEAIASIRTLAGQVTQASVQASELANQTRDISTVLDVIRGIAAQTNLLALNAAIEAARAGEAGRGFAVVADEVRSLAQRTQSSTEEIEVMIDNIQTGTQGTVGALLAGAEQAEQTLRSAASAGAALERITASISQINERNLIIASASEEQAQVAREVDRNLMNIRDLSMQTAAGANQTSASSQELSRLAIELSTMVTRFRV encoded by the coding sequence CCTCAAGATCGGAAAACGGGCCGGACTCATCTTCGCGCTGCTGGCCCTGATGGTGCTGGCGATGGGCGGCATCAACCTCTACGAGACCGGCAGGATGGACGCCGCCTCGACCGAGGTTCGCGGCACCTGGCTGCCGGGCGTCGTCGCCCTGAGCGAGCTGGGGGCGGCGATCGGCGACACCCGCGCCCTGACCCTGCGCAGCATCATCGTCGACGAGCCGACCGTACGGCAGCACACGATGGCCAGGATCAAGGCGAACCTGCAGGCATTGCCCAAGCAGTTCGATGCCTACGAAAGCGCCATCACCGAGGCGGAGAACCGCAAGCTCTACGATCACTTCGTCAGCACCTACGAAACCTACCGCGGCCTGCAGCAACAGATACTCGACGCGGTGGACGCCGGCCGGATCGACGACGCCGACAGGCTCGCCAACGGCCCGCTGGCCGAATACGCCGGCGCCATGACCAAGGCGCTGGACGAACTGATCCGCTTCAACGCCGAGAACGCCTTCGCCGCGGCGCAGCTCAGCGACGAGGCGGCGGATGAAGCCCGGGTCGTGGCCGTCGTCGCCTTGAGCGCCATCCTCCTGATCACCGTTGGCGCCGCCACCTTGCTGACCCGCAGCATCATCCTGCCCCTGGGCGACGCCGTGGCCATCGCCGAGCGGGTCGCCAGCGGCGACCTCAGCCGGGACATCAGCGTGGTCGGCAAGGACGAGCCGGCGTTGCTGCTGGCCGCCCTCAAGGGCATGCAGGCCAACCTGAGGGCGACCATCCAGCAGATCGGCAGCTCCTCCGACCAGTTGGCCTCGGCTTCCGAGGAGCTGCATGCCGTGACGGAGGATTCCAATCGTGGGCTGCACCAGCAGAACGCCGAGATCGAGCAGGCCGCCACCGCCGTGAACGAAATGACCGCCGCCGTTGAAGAGGTCGCGCGCAACGCCGCGAGCACCGCAGCCGCATCGAAGGAAAGCGACGACGAGGGGCGCCGCGGCTTCGCCCAGGTCAACGAGGCCATCGCCTCCATCCGCACCCTGGCCGGCCAGGTGACCCAGGCCTCGGTCCAGGCTTCCGAACTGGCGAACCAGACCCGCGACATCAGCACGGTACTCGACGTGATCCGGGGCATCGCCGCCCAGACCAACCTGCTGGCGCTCAATGCCGCCATCGAAGCGGCACGCGCCGGCGAGGCCGGGCGCGGTTTCGCCGTCGTCGCCGACGAGGTGCGCTCGCTGGCGCAACGCACCCAGAGCTCCACGGAGGAGATCGAGGTGATGATCGACAACATCCAGACCGGCACCCAGGGCACCGTCGGCGCCCTGCTGGCCGGCGCGGAGCAGGCCGAGCAGACGCTCAGGTCGGCCGCCAGCGCCGGTGCCGCACTTGAGCGGATCACCGCGTCGATCTCGCAGATCAACGAACGCAACCTGATCATCGCCAGTGCATCCGAAGAACAGGCCCAGGTCGCCCGCGAGGTGGATCGCAACCTGATGAACATCCGCGACCTGTCCATGCAGACCGCCGCCGGTGCCAACCAGACCAGCGCCTCCAGCCAGGAGCTGTCGCGCCTGGCCATCGAGCTGAGCACGATGGTGACCCGCTTCCGCGTGTGA